A genomic window from Ascaphus truei isolate aAscTru1 chromosome 1, aAscTru1.hap1, whole genome shotgun sequence includes:
- the LOC142466601 gene encoding charged multivesicular body protein 3 isoform X3 — MILAKEVIHSKKAVSKLYASKAHMNSMLMSMKNQLAVVRVSGSLQKSTEVMKAMQNLVKIPEIQATMRELSKEMMKAGIIEEMLEDTFESMDDQEDMEEESEMEIDRILFEITAGALGKAPSKVTDALPEPELEGATAASDEEVEEDMEAMQSRLAALRS; from the exons ATGATTTTGGCAAAGGAGGTGATTCATTCAAAGAAGGCGGTGAGCAAGCTGTACGCGTCGAAGGCGCATATGAACTCTATGCTTATGAGTATGAAGAACCAGCTGG CTGTCGTTCGAGTCTCCGGCTCTTTGCAGAAAAGCACCGAAGTCATGAAAGCCATGCAGAACCTGGTGAAAATCCCAGAGATCCAGGCAACCATGAGGGAACTGAGCAAGGAAATGATGAAG GCTGGTATAATAGAAGAAATGTTGGAAGATACCTTCGAAAGCATGGACGACCAAGAGGATATGGAAGAAGAATCGGAGATGGAAATAGATAGGATTCTATTTGAGATCACAGCAG GGGCCTTGGGCAAAGCGCCCAGCAAAGTCACAGATGCCTTACCAGAGCCGGAGCTGGAAGGGGCCACAGCGGCGTCAGACGAGGAGGTGGAGGAAGATATGGAGGCCATGCAATCACGGCTAGCAGCTCTTAGGAGCTAG